A region of the Halalkalibaculum roseum genome:
GAGTAACTGCTATCGGTAGAAAAGGGCTAACCATTATTCCATCAGGAAACCTGCGAATTCAGGCACTTGACCAGTTATTTATTCTTTCCAAGACCGAGGATATTCCTGCTATCATCAAAACAACCGGTAAACCCGATATAGAGATAAATCGCATTATGGTAGCCGGGGGTACTCCCATCGGTGCCATGATAGCCCGCATTCTATGTAATGAGGAGAAAAAATGGAATATAAAGCTGATTGAACCCGATTATGATACTGCTGTTGAATTAGCCCAAGAGCTAAAAGACGTACTGGTATTGAACGGAAACCCGACCGATCCGGATCTTTTGGCTACCGAAGGCATCACCGATATTGATGCATTCATTTCTGTTACCGATGATGAGGAATCGAATATTATTTCCTGCTTGATGGCCAAACACCTGGAGGTAAAAAAGACGGTTGCTCTTGTATCCAAGTCCGATTACATACCGCTCAGTCAGACCATTGGCCTCGATGCAGCTGTTAACAAAAAATCGGCGGCATCGAACGAAATACACCGTCACGTTCGCGGCGGACGCGTAATTTCAGTCACTGCTTTACAAGGAATTAAAGCTGAAGTGATTGAGCTTCAAGCGGCACCCAAATCAAAAATTGTTAAGAAACCCATACACCAAGTCAAATTCCCAGAGGGATGTGTCGTGGGGGGGATATTGAGAAACGATTCCATTGAAATTGCTACCGGACAGTCTCAGGTGAATGCTAATGACCGGGTTATCATATTCTGTCTGCCGGAAGCTATTGACAAAGTAACATCACTGTTTCAATAATGGCCAATACGCTAAATACCTCCTTTAAACGGGCTCAGTTCGATTTTTCTTCCGTACTTGGCATTTTGGGTGCCTTTATCTTTTTTCTGGGATTTGCCCTGATCTCTCCTTTAATCATTGCTCTTATTTACGGGGAGGCTATCTGGAATACCTTCTTATATTCAGCAGCCATCGCCTTTGTGGTTGGCGGGGCTCTATACTACTTCTTTAAAACCGATCGCGAGTTGCGGATTCGAGAAGGGTTTTTAGTTGTCAGTTTAACCTGGCTCTTCCTTTCGTTGGTTGGTGCCCTGCCCTTTGTCATTTCCGGGATATTACCCAGTTACACCGATGCCGTATTTGAGACCATGAGCGGACTAACTACTACCGGTGCCACCATCATGGGTGGGACGACGAGTGATGGATTTCATAACCCTCAAATCGAGACCCTGCCCAAAAGCATTCTCTTTTGGAGATCGCTGGCACACTGGCTGGGCGGAATGGGAATCATTGTACTATCGCTTGCCATTCTTCCGCTATTGGGCGTGGGTGGCATGCAGCTATTCCAGGCCGAGTCGCCCGGCCCTACCGCGGATAAACTGACTCCACGAGTTCAGGAGACAGCCAAGTTGCTCTGGGGTATTTACGTGGCCTTTACTGCTACAGAATTTCTGCTACTCTGGTTGCACCCTTCAATGGACTGGTTTGATTCGATAAACCATGCTTTCGCTACACTTGCAACCGGAGGGTTCTCAACCAAGAACAGCAGTATAGCGGCCTTCGATTCAGTGTATGTAGATGTAATCATAATCATATTCATGTTTTTGGCCGGTATTAACTTTGCCATGCACTTCCGACTGCTCAAGGGCGATGCGGAATCATTTTTCAATAACCGGGAAACACGCTTTTATTCCCTGATTACACTTGTTTCTATCATTGTAATTACTTTATCGCTGTGGTTTTTTGACGGGTACTCCATCGGCAGTGCCCTTCGATATGGTGCTTTTCAGGCTGTCGCCATTATAACCACTACCGGTTTCGGTACAGATAACTA
Encoded here:
- the trkA gene encoding Trk system potassium transporter TrkA; its protein translation is MKIIIIGAGEIGYDLASVLSKEKHDVIVVDREKTCLDKVSENLDVLCYEGNATSAKDLVEAGVKDADILIAVTSIDEVNMIASMMSKRLGADMVIARVRSDELSRPNAPLKSTDLGIDVLIHPEQSAAQEIVRLIKRASASDLINLADGKMQLIGLRIGKNSPLTGKLISEYAQEFPDITFRVTAIGRKGLTIIPSGNLRIQALDQLFILSKTEDIPAIIKTTGKPDIEINRIMVAGGTPIGAMIARILCNEEKKWNIKLIEPDYDTAVELAQELKDVLVLNGNPTDPDLLATEGITDIDAFISVTDDEESNIISCLMAKHLEVKKTVALVSKSDYIPLSQTIGLDAAVNKKSAASNEIHRHVRGGRVISVTALQGIKAEVIELQAAPKSKIVKKPIHQVKFPEGCVVGGILRNDSIEIATGQSQVNANDRVIIFCLPEAIDKVTSLFQ
- a CDS encoding TrkH family potassium uptake protein; its protein translation is MANTLNTSFKRAQFDFSSVLGILGAFIFFLGFALISPLIIALIYGEAIWNTFLYSAAIAFVVGGALYYFFKTDRELRIREGFLVVSLTWLFLSLVGALPFVISGILPSYTDAVFETMSGLTTTGATIMGGTTSDGFHNPQIETLPKSILFWRSLAHWLGGMGIIVLSLAILPLLGVGGMQLFQAESPGPTADKLTPRVQETAKLLWGIYVAFTATEFLLLWLHPSMDWFDSINHAFATLATGGFSTKNSSIAAFDSVYVDVIIIIFMFLAGINFAMHFRLLKGDAESFFNNRETRFYSLITLVSIIVITLSLWFFDGYSIGSALRYGAFQAVAIITTTGFGTDNYEVWYSFGAFFLFLLFFTGGCAGSTGGGPKMIRWMIIIRNSYREVKQIVHPKAILPIRIGEKTVDPNIQRTVLSFFMLYIFVFGLGALIMASMGYGMDSAIGASIACLGNIGPGWGEFGPTDNFAQIPYVGKWVLILLMMIGRLEIFTVLLLFTPTFWKQ